One Nocardioides dongkuii genomic window, GTCAGGCCCAGGTCGTGGCGCAGCGCGTCGGAGAGCAGCCGGCGCGCGGGCACCCGCACGTCGTACGCCGTGCCGTTGACGTCCAGCCGGACGTCGTGCAGCTCCTCGGTCACCGGCCCTCCCCCGCCCGGTCCCGCCGGGACACGAGCGCCGACTCGACGACCCGCTCGGTGAGCACCCGGACCAGCTGGCTGCGGTACGCCGCGGTCGCGTGGATGTCCTCGGCGGGGTCGAGCCGGGCCAGCGCCGCGTCGCCGCGCCCGCCGGCCGGCACGTCGGTGAGGTCGACGACGGTCGGCACCTCGCAGACCGAGAGGTAGCCCGCCCGGACCCCCGCGTCGTCGGCGACCGCCGCGACCCCGGCCAGGGCGTAGTCCCCCTGCCGTCGGGCGACCTCCTCGAAGGCGACGCCCGCGCCCGGGGGCAGCGCGGGGAACCACGCCGAGGTCGCGATCTCGTCGGGCGCGAGCGAGGACTCGAGCGGACCGAGGTAGAGCTCATCGGCCGCGATCGTGCGGGTGCCGCGCACCGACGCCGCCTCGACCGATCCACCGAGGAGCGCCAGCACCGCCGGCATCTCCGCGGCCGCGTCGGCGTGGACGACCGACCCGACCGTCGTCCCGCGGTTGCGGATCGTCGCGTGCGCGACGTGGGCCAGCGCCAGGCCGACGAGCGGCTGCACCCGGCGTACGTCGGCCGAGGCGAGGACGGCGCTGTGCCGGGCCAGCGCCCCGACCCGCACCCCGTGCTCGTCCACCTCGATGCCGTCGAGCCCGGGGATCCCCGCCAGGTCGACCAGCGCGCTGGGCTGCGCCAGCCGCATCGACAGCAGCGGCACCAGGCTCTGTCCGCCCGCCAGCACCTTCGCGTGCGGGTCCCCCGCCAGCGTCGTCAGCGCCTCGTCGAGGGACGCCGGCCGGTGGTACGCGAAGGGTGCGGGCTTCACTCGTCCCGGACCCCGCGATGCTCCCCGGTGGTCTCCTCGTCGTACGGCGCGGCGTGTCCGCGCCCCCGGTGCGGCGCCGCGTGGTCCTCGGCGTGCGCCCCGGTGTGACCGACGGCGATCATCGTGCCCTCGTCGTCACGCCGGGGTGCGACCAGGCGGGCGAGGTGGTAGCCGACGACGCAGACGACGGTGCCGAGCGCGATGCCGGTGAGCGAGAAGTCGTCGGTGATCTTCAGCGTGCTCGCCGGGACGATGCCCAAGATGATGCCCGCGGAGATCGGGACGAGGTTGACGGGGTTCGCGAAGTCGACCCCGTTCTCCTTCCAGATCTTCGCCCCGAGCAGGCCGATCATCCCGTAGAGCACGAGGGTGATGCCGCCGAGCACGGCGGGAGGGGTCTGGTTGACGACCTCCCCGAACTTGGGCACCAGGCCGAGGAGGATCGCGACGAAGGCGGCGACGAAGTAGGCCGCGGTGCTGTACACCCGGGTCGCCGCCATCACCCCGATGTTCTCCGCGTACGTCGTGGTGGGCGAGCCACCGACCGACGTGGCGATGACGGTGCCCACCCCGTCGGCGGCGACCGCGCGCCCCATCACCGGGTCCAGGTCGGACCCGGTCATCTCGGCGACCGCCTTGACGTGGCCGACGTTCTCGGCGACCAGCGCGATGACCGCCGGGAGGACGAGCAGCGTGAACGTGAGCGAGAAGCTGGGCAGGTGCCAGCCGACGGCGGCGAGGTTGCCGGCCTCGGTCTGGTTGCCGACGAGTCCCTCGGCGGTCTTGGAGGGGAAGCCGAACCAGTCGGCCTCCTTGACCGCGGTCCAGTCGACCCGCAGGTGCGGGCCGGGGTCCGCCGACGACGCGGTCGGGAGCGAGGTCTTGCCGAACAGGAGGTCGGCGAGCCAGGAGACGACGTAGCCGACCACGAGACCGAGCACGATGGCGATCCGGCCGAGGAACCCCCGGAAGCCGACGGCCATCAGGATGACCGCGGTCATGGTGATGATCGCGACCCACGGGTCCGCAGGCATGTAGGTGGTGACGGCCACCGGTGCGAGGTTGAAGCCGATCAGCATGACGACCGCGCCGGTGACCACGGGCGGGAGCACCGCGTTGACGGCCCCGGCGCCGGCGACGTGGATGAGCACGCCGACGAGCGCGAGCACGACACCCGCGACCAGGATCGCCCCGGTCACGTCCGCCGGCCCGCCTCCCTGGGCGTAGATGGCCGCGGCCCCGCCGACGAACGAGGCCGACGTGCCGAGGTAGCTGGGGACCTTGCCGGCGACGATCAGCAGGAAGCAGATCGTCGCGATGCCGCTCATCATGATGGCGAGGTTCGCGTTCAGCCCCATGAGGATCGGGAAGACGAACGTCGCCCCGAACATCGCGATCACGTGCTGCCCGCCGAGGCCCACGGTCTTGCCCCAGGAGAGCCGCTGGTTCGGCGCGACGGCCACTCCGGGGGCCGGGTCCACCACGTCCCACTTGAACATCGACATGACGTCTCCTGTCGTCGGTGGTCCCCGAGGGCCAGTGCTGAGTCACCGTAGTCAGACCCATGAGACACCCTCGACGGCGAGTGCTGCCGAAGGAACGCCGGACACGCTGGCACGACTTGTGCCCGGTGCTAGCCCCCGATCTCGAGCACCCGCAGGGCCACCGCGACGTCGAGCCGCAGGTGCGGGTCGGAGGAGAGCGGGCCGAGCAGCCGCTCGAGCTTGGCGACCCGGTAGCGCATCGTGTTGTAGTGGAAGAACTGCAGGCGGGCGGCCTCGGCCACGTTGAAGTTGGTGTCCAGCAGCACCTGCAGGGTCTCCCGCAGCCCGGCGGCCTCCGGGGTCTGCGTCGCGAGCGGGCCGAGGACGTCGCGGGTGAACGCCGCGAGCTCGCGGTCGTCGGGGATCAGCGCGATCAGCCGGTGCAGCCCGAGCTGGTCGAAGAACGTCGTCGACCCGCCGCCGTGGACCCGGCGGCCGACCTCGACGGCCCGCCGCGCCTGGGCGTAGGCGTCTGGGAGCGCGTCCAGCCCCGCGGCGACCCGGCTCACGCCGACCGAGAACGGCCGCCGCCCGCCGCCCTTGTCGCCGGCCACGGCCGTCACCACGCGGCGTACGACGTCCCCGCCGGCGACCGGCTCCTCGCCTTCCGCCACCGGGAGCAGCGCGACCACCTCGGAGGAGAAGTCGGCGCACGCGATGCCCGGGTCGATCCCGTGCCCGACCTGCCGCCAGGCGGCGGCGAACCGGTCCTGCCACTGGCGGCGTACGGCGCGCGCCACCGGCGGCTCGTCGGCGGCGAGCGGGTCGATCTCGGCGACCACCACGACGGCGGGGCGGAGCAGGTCCCAGCCGAAGGTGTCGGCGTGCTCGGTGACGTACTCCTCGTCGCCGGCGCGACGCAGGAAGACGTCGCGGAGGAAGTCGCCCTGGTACTTGTGCTCGACGGCGGCCACCGCCTGGTGCCGGGTGATCACCAGCGCCGCGACGGCGGCCGCGCGCTCGAGGGCGTGCACGTCGTCGGGCGAGATCGGCGCGTCCGGCCGCACGCAGACGAGCCGGGCCAGGTCGGTGCCGGCGGCCGCGACCCGCAGCGTGCGCACCTCCCCGTCGCCGACGAGGACGCCCCGGGTGCCGATCCGCTCCACCCGGACCCGGCCGGTGGGGTCGAGGAGGCCCTGCCCGCGGAGCCGGCCGCGGAGCGCCTCGGGGAGCGCGGACGCGCGCTCCCGGCCGTCGGTGGAGGTGACCAGCACGCCGACCTCGAGCACCCGGGCGACCTCGGCGGCGATGTCGCGGAGGTCGCCGCCCTCGAGCGCGATCTGGGTCAGCCCCGTGTGCAGGGCGTCGACCCGGGCCAGCGCCTCGATCGCGCGGCCACCACTGTCACCGCGATCGGTGCCTATCAACATCTGCGTACCCCCCGTGGGATCGTTGGCACAACTCCACATCGGCCACCGTAGTCCGATCCGGTTACGGTCGGCGGCGTGAGGCCTTCCCGCCCGATCCCGGTCAGCGCGCCGCCCCGGGTCCACGAGCGCCTGTCCGCCGCCCCCGACGGACCGGTCGAGGTCGTCCACCGCGGCCCGCACGCCGTGTACGTCGAGCTGGCCGGTGCCGGCACCGCGCGGTGCGTCGGCGTCGTCGACGACCGCGCCGCGCAGGTCCCGTGCGCGGTGCGGGCCCCCGCCGGCGCGCTCCTCGACGTCCCGGCACGCTCGGCCGAGGTGCGCGCCGGGGTGCTGCACCTCGACGGCCGCCCGCTCGAGGTCGGCCGGTTCCTCCGCGTGACCGTTCCCGCGCTCCCCGGGCTGCTCGCCCCCGAGGCGCCGCCCGCGCTCGGGGCCGACGAGGTCCGCTCGCTGGTCGGCGCCGGCGACGGGCTCACGCCGTACGGCGACGACGTGCTCTGCG contains:
- a CDS encoding FAD binding domain-containing protein, which encodes MKPAPFAYHRPASLDEALTTLAGDPHAKVLAGGQSLVPLLSMRLAQPSALVDLAGIPGLDGIEVDEHGVRVGALARHSAVLASADVRRVQPLVGLALAHVAHATIRNRGTTVGSVVHADAAAEMPAVLALLGGSVEAASVRGTRTIAADELYLGPLESSLAPDEIATSAWFPALPPGAGVAFEEVARRQGDYALAGVAAVADDAGVRAGYLSVCEVPTVVDLTDVPAGGRGDAALARLDPAEDIHATAAYRSQLVRVLTERVVESALVSRRDRAGEGR
- a CDS encoding uracil-xanthine permease family protein produces the protein MSMFKWDVVDPAPGVAVAPNQRLSWGKTVGLGGQHVIAMFGATFVFPILMGLNANLAIMMSGIATICFLLIVAGKVPSYLGTSASFVGGAAAIYAQGGGPADVTGAILVAGVVLALVGVLIHVAGAGAVNAVLPPVVTGAVVMLIGFNLAPVAVTTYMPADPWVAIITMTAVILMAVGFRGFLGRIAIVLGLVVGYVVSWLADLLFGKTSLPTASSADPGPHLRVDWTAVKEADWFGFPSKTAEGLVGNQTEAGNLAAVGWHLPSFSLTFTLLVLPAVIALVAENVGHVKAVAEMTGSDLDPVMGRAVAADGVGTVIATSVGGSPTTTYAENIGVMAATRVYSTAAYFVAAFVAILLGLVPKFGEVVNQTPPAVLGGITLVLYGMIGLLGAKIWKENGVDFANPVNLVPISAGIILGIVPASTLKITDDFSLTGIALGTVVCVVGYHLARLVAPRRDDEGTMIAVGHTGAHAEDHAAPHRGRGHAAPYDEETTGEHRGVRDE
- a CDS encoding PucR family transcriptional regulator, with amino-acid sequence MLIGTDRGDSGGRAIEALARVDALHTGLTQIALEGGDLRDIAAEVARVLEVGVLVTSTDGRERASALPEALRGRLRGQGLLDPTGRVRVERIGTRGVLVGDGEVRTLRVAAAGTDLARLVCVRPDAPISPDDVHALERAAAVAALVITRHQAVAAVEHKYQGDFLRDVFLRRAGDEEYVTEHADTFGWDLLRPAVVVVAEIDPLAADEPPVARAVRRQWQDRFAAAWRQVGHGIDPGIACADFSSEVVALLPVAEGEEPVAGGDVVRRVVTAVAGDKGGGRRPFSVGVSRVAAGLDALPDAYAQARRAVEVGRRVHGGGSTTFFDQLGLHRLIALIPDDRELAAFTRDVLGPLATQTPEAAGLRETLQVLLDTNFNVAEAARLQFFHYNTMRYRVAKLERLLGPLSSDPHLRLDVAVALRVLEIGG
- a CDS encoding DUF2877 domain-containing protein is translated as MRPSRPIPVSAPPRVHERLSAAPDGPVEVVHRGPHAVYVELAGAGTARCVGVVDDRAAQVPCAVRAPAGALLDVPARSAEVRAGVLHLDGRPLEVGRFLRVTVPALPGLLAPEAPPALGADEVRSLVGAGDGLTPYGDDVLCGWLAAHRAAAVPTPEVDAAVRALAHRTTLLSAALLDCALHGEVLPEYAAWLRAVGTPAEPAAAAALAAVGHSSGRGLLEGGRRALAGAVAA